Proteins from one Fragaria vesca subsp. vesca linkage group LG6, FraVesHawaii_1.0, whole genome shotgun sequence genomic window:
- the LOC101297943 gene encoding F-box/kelch-repeat protein SKIP6-like has translation MSTTSTTEATATASASESELIPSLPYDVASNCLARIPRHYHPTLSVLSKPIRSLLSSPFFFTTRSLLNSAQHLLYLSLRSSDHCSTWFALYQNPNPQSDAARLLVPIPPVPIPSVGAAYAVVGSSIYVLGGSVNDAPSNNVWILDCRFNTWRAGPPMRVSREFAAAGVVDGRVYVIGGCVTDSWTRSEYWAEALDPGTGRWEAVASPVEVRGKWMHASAVIGGRVYALADRGGVVYDPKTRVWEGVEKRMDMGWRGRACVVHGMLYCYDYLGKIRGFDAKNRVWKELKGVEKKLPKFLCGATMANMGENLVVLWETKANGKEMEIWCAEIEVKENGDGELWGRIDWSQKLLSVPKHSNIVQCSAVDV, from the coding sequence ATGTCCACCACCTCCACCACTGAAGCCACCGCAACGGCCTCCGCATCCGAATCGGAGCTAATCCCCTCCCTCCCATACGACGTCGCTTCAAACTGCCTAGCTCGAATCCCACGCCACTACCACCCAACCCTCTCAGTCCTATCCAAACCCATCCGCTCTCTCCTCTCTTCCCCTTTCTTCTTCACCACCCGCTCCCTCCTCAACTCCGCCCAACACCTCCTCTACCTCTCCCTCCGCTCCTCGGACCACTGCTCCACCTGGTTCGCCCTCTACCAAAACCCCAACCCCCAAAGCGACGCCGCTCGCCTCCTCGTCCCGATCCCTCCCGTCCCTATCCCCTCGGTCGGCGCCGCCTACGCCGTCGTCGGTTCTTCAATCTACGTCCTCGGCGGGTCCGTCAACGACGCGCCGTCCAATAATGTATGGATCCTCGACTGCCGCTTCAACACGTGGCGCGCCGGGCCGCCGATGCGGGTGTCGCGTGAGTTCGCCGCGGCCGGGGTTGTGGACGGGAGAGTGTACGTGATCGGCGGTTGCGTGACTGACTCGTGGACCAGGTCGGAGTATTGGGCCGAGGCTCTGGATCCGGGTACGGGTCGGTGGGAGGCGGTGGCGAGTCCGGTGGAGGTTCGGGGGAAGTGGATGCACGCGAGTGCGGTGATCGGCGGGAGGGTTTATGCGCTGGCGGACCGGGGCGGGGTGGTTTACGACCCGAAAACCCGGGTTTGGGAGGGAGTGGAGAAGAGGATGGATATGGGCTGGAGAGGGAGGGCTTGTGTTGTGCATGGGATGTTGTATTGTTATGATTATTTGGGGAAGATTAGAGGTTTCGATGCGAAGAATCGAGTGTGGAAGGAGCTTAAAGGAGTGGAGAAGAAGCTGCCGAAGTTCTTGTGCGGCGCAACTATGGCGAATATGGGGGAGAATTTGGTGGTTTTGTGGGAGACAAAGGCGAATGGGAAGGAGATGGAGATTTGGTGTGCTGAGATTGAGGTGAAGGAGAATGGGGATGGGGAGTTGTGGGGGAGAATCGATTGGTCACAGAAGCTTCTTTCGGTTCCTAAGCACTCCAACATTGTGCAATGCTCTGCGGTTGATGTTTGA